A region of the Bos mutus isolate GX-2022 chromosome 18, NWIPB_WYAK_1.1, whole genome shotgun sequence genome:
agtcacctcctccaggaagccttctctgagaCCCTCCCGCCTTCCGGGGCCTTACACACAGTAGGTGTCAGTCATCGGGTGAAAACGGCAGGGGGTGCAGACAGCCGTCCTGCAGCCCTGCGGCTCTGCATCAGCCCTCGGAGCTGAGGTGCGTCACAGGTAGCAGGGAGGCTGAGACTCTAAGGGGGGTCGTGACTGAGGCTGTGCTGAGGCTGTGCACTCAGACTCTaaactctgcctggaatgtgctCTGGTGCAGGATATCCTGCCATGAGTGGGCGGGCAGTTCCTCGGTAGCTGATGGGGCACCTGAGCTGGTAAGCCTGGCTGCCCCTCTCTAGCAGGTCACCTACAGTGCACAGAAACCCTAGGGGGGTGTCTAGAGTTTTCTGGGCCCCTATTGGGGCTGGGGGAGCATGACTCAGCCAAGTTAAAGACATGTCCCCCTGAGTTGACCACTTGCCCTGAAGTTACCCTGAGGACACCTGTCCGTGGGGCGGGGAGGTGGTCCCCAGGGACCACAGCCATGTCTGTGAATAGAGGGCTGGGCTTTGGGAGTGTGGCCCATCGCCAGGCCCGGGAGCCACTGCTCATCCATCAGGGCACCCTTGGGCTCTTCTGTTGAAACCTGCCCCGCCCTGGGTGCGCCTGGGATCATGCACAGATCTTTCTAGGACACACCACACCAGTGGCTGCCCCTGGcgggcggtgatcagtgactgccCCTTGGGCCCAGATGGGTATAGAGGGCCTGGCAGGGGTGAAAGTGAGAGAGGGGCTTCACCCACTGCCCTCTGTGCCATCCAGGTCTGTGTTCTGGGGGTGGTTTATCAAGTAAACAACTTAGATTCACATGGAAAATGAAAAGCTGTTTTAGAAACACAGGGGTACTTGTTCCTCCcaaggggctggggtgagggccGCCCAGGGGCCTGGAGGTGGAGGCAGCCATCAGAACAGTTTCCCTTTTCTGTAGGTGTTTTAACAAGTCCTAGAACAGTGAAAATGTTCCTTCTAGCCTGGCTGTTTCTGTGAAAGGGTAAACTGTGAATTTCGAGGTGGGGGCTGCCGGGCACAGGCCCCCGCCCCGCTCCTCACCCCAGCCTTTACTGGAGCCAGCCCTTCCTGGAGGCTCGTACCTGCCCAAGACCCCAGGGGCACATAAATAACcaataaatacacataaatagGAGGGCCTCCCTGGAGGCCAGTTCAGGAGCCAAGCGGCAGTCACCGGGCCGACCTGGGCAGGACGCAGGTGCAGCCCACAGGCACGCGGATGAACTCAGCATGGAAGGTGAAGGCCCCAGGCGTGGGCGCCCCCGTGGCGTCCCGGGAGCAGGGCCTGCGGCGTAGCACCAGGAGGCTCTGGACCAGCGGCACTGAGTTGAGTGCGGCCGTCTCACGGCCCGTCTTAGCGCTGATACAGCCCCGGCACAGGCACTCGGCGAAGGCCAGCTTCTGTGGGTAGCGGCTCTCATCCGTGTCCACACTGTGAGGACAAGTGGGGTGTCAGAGAGCCTGGAgggtgcctccctccctccccacgctCCCCTACCCAGCCATATGCACTCAGGGCCCAGGGCCTGCGGTGTGGGGCACTGAGAGCACGTGGCACACAGCTGGTGCCCAATGAGTGCGGGTATGCACGTGCCCCATGGCCTCCCAGAGCATGGAAGCCTGCTCTCTTCCCACCTGTCCCAGTCTCACCCCTGCAAGGACTCAGATAGGGGGCCCAAAATAACCCAGGGGACCCTGATGTCCCAGGTCTGGGCTGCGATTGAGACATGAGGCGAGGACTGGCTCACGTGGAGCCTTACCCTTGCCCTCACGGAGCTGGAACCGCCGGCCGGAGGTCACAGGGAGAGCGCCCAGGCCCCAGGAGCCCGCCCTCACCGGTATCTCCAGGGAGAGATGGAGCGCTGGTGGATGTCAGCTTCCAGCACCTCCCCCGGCTGCAGCATGGGGCACTGAGTCCCGGCCGGGGCCCCCGCGTGCCTCCTCCTGCGGCCTACCGCCTCCAGGCTGGACACCAGGGCCACCGGCAACGCCTGCTCCCACTTGGCAGCTCGGGCCAGCAGGTGTGGGGGGGCGTGGCCCAGGGGCAGCTCTTCGGCGGAGTAGCAGCGCGGGGTCCCAGGGctgtgggggtgggtgtgggccCCCACCAGCAGTGAGGGGCTGTGGCGAGCCAGGCTGGCGGGAAGCCAGAGCAGAAGCAGGAGGCCAGGGAGGAGCTGGTGGAACAGGCGGTGGGTGGTCAGGGGTGGTCAGGGATGGGGCCCTCCACTGCCACCCGCGGGCTCTGCTCCCGgtggaaggatggggtgggggaggtgtaGCCTCCCTCTACGGCTGAGGGAACAGGAGGTCCAGAGGGGCCAGCCTCTCAGCCCAAGCTCGCCAGCGAACCTGGGATCCAGGATCCTGGCTCCCTTTGACCCCGAGATCTGATGGGTTTCCTGGACCCTACCCCCAACATCCTCAGCCTGGGGGGTCAGTGAACCTCCAGCCCTTCAGGGTGCAGGTGGGGGTACGGGGAGAGGAGCATCTTACCATTGCAGCAGGGGCTGGGCTCTGGGCTCCCGGCTCCAGCACGTCCCTGGTGGTTGACCTGGCGGCGGCTGGCCTGTGGTGCCCTTTATACCTGGGGCCACACCTGGGGAAAATCCGGGCGCCGCTTCCTCCTCGGGAAGTGCCTGGCTgtgcttcctccttccctccctgctaccgtcccctcccctcctcctcctccatcctccgCCGCCACCCCCATCTCTCCCCCGTCCCTCCCCTGCACCCCCCAGGGGGACCCTGCCTCAGGCAGAGCACTTGCAAATGTGGCTGAGAATGAAGGGTCTTGCCTGACACTCTTGAACCTTCTGTATCGAGTCCTAGCCACTTGTATGTTTCTGCGGTTTGGACCTGGTGCCCGGGGGGCGAGGGGCTCCTTCATTTTGCGCTGCCGTCCAGTCCCCCACCAGGCTTGATTCTCTCATCCATTCTTCTTGCCAAGAGGGAGGTTCCAGAAGGGACAGGGGCCGGTGAGCGTCTTTAGTTTTCTCTGTTGGGCTTTTGTGGTTTTATCAACAAAGTGTAAGTCTAAGCGCGAGGGGGTGATGATGCCCTGGAACCTTTAAGATGCAGGGTGCCCTAGGAAGGTTTCTAAGGAGGCCCCAGGAACCCACCTGTAGCAACTCTGTGCAGCTGGCTgggggtgctggggtggggggcttcaTTATCCTGAAAAGGAGCCAGTTTGGAGCCAGATTCTGCAAAGTTTTGAGTGCTAGGTTTGGACGCCATCCTGGGAGGGCCCGTCTGCCCTGGTCTCTCGAATCTGTACCACATGTCCAGCTGAGGAGGGCCTCGCCATGGAGCATGGGGTCAGCTCTCCTGGTTTCCCACCTGCCCGCAGGAGGCAGAATGCACACCATCAAGGCGCCAGTCTGAGTTTGGAGGCCCAGACTCGGTGGATAGGAAGACCCCTGAGGCAGCACTGGGAGAGGCAGTGTAACACCTGGGCCCTCCCAGGGCCTCTACTGGGCAGTGCGTGACTCTGGGCCTCCAGTCCACCCTCCCTCCACGCCTTGATCTGGAGTAAACCTTTCCGAAGCAGGCGCTGCATCATAGCTGTTCTCCTGGCTTCTTCCGGATGAATGGATGGACACATTGAGTCCCCAGGCTGTTCCTGCCTACCACGCCCCTGCCCATGGCCACCCACCTTCTGCTGATACACCTCCTGCAGTGGGGAGCTCACCACCTGTATTTGTCACAAGTGGGGGCCTTAAGATAAGTGTCTTTTCTCAGGTTTGGAGGCCGCAAGCCCCAGGTCAGTGTAGGCAGGGCCTCTCTCCCAGCCCTGGTGGCTCCTGTGGTCCTCGGAGGTCCCGCGGGTGCCTCTCTCCCCAGGTATCTCTCCTCCACAGCTTTCACACTCTCCAAATCCAGGATGATATCATCAAGATCTGACCTTGACCACGGCTGCAGAGACCCTTTCCTCAGATAAAGGCACACTCCTCACGGGCACTGGGGCTATTAGGAcctcgacatgactgaagcgacttagcagcagcagcagcagcatggttttaGGGGAACAACAGAGCCCCTTATACCTTCCCCTGGGCCAGATGCTCAGGTTGAGAAAGACCCCGCTTTCCTACAGGGCACTCGGACCTCAGAAATTCCAGTCCCTCCTGCCTGGGCCCCACAAGTGAGGGGAAGTGGTACCTGTGCCTGGCAACAGCCCCTGGGGAGAAGCTGCCTGGAGACTGGGGAGGTGGCCCCAGCAGTGGCCTTGCCTTTGTGTGGCTGGGATTCCCACACAGGATCTTTGGAAGTGAAAGGCTGTAGAACTCGCTCACGCAGTGGTCCCTACGCCAAGGGCTGAGCTCTGGCAATTTCTGTGTCTTTCTGAACAGCTGAGCGAGTGGGCGAGTCAGGGACAAGTCTTGAGGCCAGGCCATGTGCCTCCCTCACCGCTGCCCTGAGCTGTTCTGTGGGCACTGGCGGGCTGGTTGGGGTTGGGGTCGGGGTCTGGGGCATCAGCCGGAAAGACAGGGCGGGGCCCAGCAGTGCCTCATTCCTGCGGGTGGCTGAGGCAAGCACACCAGTACCGGGTTGGGCAAGACTGGAAAGGGAGCTGCAGGAGGAAGGCCAGAAGGCTGTTGTGGAGGAGGTGTCCTGGATGGCTCCACCCCCAGACCATTAAACCACACCCACCATATCCCTGTCCCCAGACTGCACCCATAGGGCCATGCTCCCAAGTCCCTGCCTGGAGAGATGCAGAAAAGGGATGGAGGGGGGACAGAGTGGGAAATGGAGGTATGGGAGGAGGGATGGAAGAAGACAGGCACAGAGATCCAAGGAGACTCGGACAGATGCAGACACTGTGGACAGAAggcagtggagagagaaaaaggcagatccagggcaggagacacatgGACAGACTCAGTAGGGACAGTCCTCTGTCCCTGCCCATGACTCGGAGCCCtgagagagaaaaaggcagatccagggcaggagacacacagacagactCAGCAGGGACAGTCCCTATGTCCCTGCCCATGACTCGGAGCCTTTACAGCCCTGGCTGGACAGGAGCAGCCCAAGTGGGCCTGAGCTGGGGAGGTGGCCTGCAGGACAGGTTTGCTCTAGGCTCTTGCAACTCCAGGCTCAAAGTTCTCCCTCATCTTATGGGGAGACCTAGGGGCAGACCTCAGTACCGTCTGTAAAGCGGGGGTGGCAAtcccctccccctttcctcctgtagCATGGCCTTCTCGACCACTGGGCCCAGGCAGCACTGCCCACGGTGAGTCTATGCCACAGTCCAGTTTTCTTATGCTCCCCAAACTTTGCACTGTCAGGAGCAATCTCTTTGCCTTGTCCTAGTCCATGGCCCTTCAGGGGCTGGCTGACCAGGGTGGGGGTCCCCGCTCGTATACCCAGGGCTTGTGCCTCCTTTCAGCCCAACTCCTCCTGCCAATGGAGGCGGACTGCCGTCATCTGGGGTGTAcaggcctgggggcgggggtgctggACAGTTGGCACAGGGCGGGAGGGGGTGTCCAAGTCAGTGGTAGATGATAGCAGGCTCGTGGGGCGGCAGGCAGGTGTGACCCCCATCATGAGAAACCCGAGGGAACTTCACTGTCACTGAACTGAGCTGCCCCATTAGCTCAATGTGTTCACTCATACGTTGGAGACTATACTTCACATTTGAGttagaaaaattataaactaaAAACATGGTGTCTTCCTTTTCTCACCCTTTCAAGAAAGGGGGAGGAGGCCTCATCTGAAGCTGGTAGTGGGACCCGCGGGGTGGCCTGGTGGGCAGAGGTCCTGAGGGCTGCTGCTCCTCATGGGTGGGGTCCGCTCACCAGCCAGGGGCGGGGAGGTGTAACTGAGACCCGACCCCTTACCTGGAGAAGAGGAGGGTTAACATGAGAAAACTCAGAAGGCTGGGGTTTCAGTTTACCCTCCAGAGGGCCAGCTCGAGGATGGCACTCGAGCAGTGGACAAGGGAGGGGTTGGAGCTGTGAGAGGAAGTGTGGGGCACAGCTGGGTCAGAGTTCCAGGAACAGGAAATagtgtgtgcaaaggccctggggtgggaggaatgCCAGTGGGCAGGGAAGGCTCGGGTCAGGTCGGGGTCTGCCGCAGAGGAAGAGgccggaggggcggggcctgccgcggaggaggaggctggaggggcgGGGTCTGccgcggaggagaaggggaggaggagggctggaggaggagggctggaAGAGGGGCGGGAAGCAGAGTTTGGGCTTGAGGAACAGGTCGCGGCTCTTTATCTTCGAAGGTGAACAGCCTGGCCGCACGTTCCCCGGAGGGCAGAGATGCTGAGAACCCATTACACCACGGAGCCTCCCTTTACCCAGATGCTTGGCCTGGAATGTTCGTTCCACTAGACCTGTGGTGGAGCTGGCTCAGGGTGTGATCTCAGCCCTCCTGGGACAGGTCCCTGCTCCCAGGTGGCAGAGGGCAAGCTGCCAGTTTAAACCCAGCCCTGGTCCTGGGACCCAAGGCCACAGGTCCAGCCCAGGCATGAAAGGTCGGGTCAGGCCAGCCCCTCGGCTGAGTGCAGAGACCTGCCTGGGGGCTCACTTGTGGACTCCTGGCTTCAGATGTCATCACTGCCTGGCTGGCTGGTGGGGCCCAGCACCTGGGGCTCAGCGTGCAGGGCCAGGCTGTCAACCTGAGGTGCCGTGCATTCCGGCCCCATGTCCTCGAAGGCCGCCCACTTGGAGAATGGGAGTTCCCTCTGCACCTGGCTTTGACCTGATGGCAAACCAGATAAGACCTGAAGAATTACCCAGACACACGCCATGATAAGGCCGGTGGTGCAAGAGGCCTCACGTGTGCTGTGCTGCGGGGCCGGCGCTGCAGACAGGCCACTGGAGGCCCTGCGGCGCTGGCTCCCGCCCAGCTCTCCTGTCCCACATTTGAAGGGCCatgcagccttggggcagaggACCTGGTCACTGCATGCAGCTCCAGGGTCACGATCCCAGGCCAGAGCCCTAGGTGGCTCCTCCTGACACCCCCACAGTGAAGTTCTGGGAGGTGAGTTGTCTGCCAGGACTCACGGGACTTGCTTTAAAGGTAGTCTTCCGAGGGCAAAGGCCCTGATACAGGTCTGGGCAAGGGCACTCCCAGGCCCCTGGCACCACTCTGCAAAGTCAACCCACAAGGGAGGGTCTCCCTCCAGTGGTCCTGGTCCcctgggaggggagcaggggctgaGCAGGGCGTGGTGGCGTTCCTGCCCTGCATTGGGACGGTAGCATGGCCCGGCTGGGACGTCTCACGCACAGACACCTGCACGTCCGCGCGGGGTCCAACCTCGTGTGAGGCACTCGGTGGAGAACTGGCTTGTAGGCTGGAGTAATCTCTGGTCCAGGGCCCACCGGGAAGGTGGCCTCTGATCCAGGCAGAGATGGCGGCCCTCAGAAAGCCCTGCCAGGCCAGCCACTGCAAGGAAACCAGGTGAGTATGCTGCGGGGCCAGACTAGCAGCTCCAGGGGCATATCAGCAGCCTCCTTCAGCCAGCGATGCTCAGTGGGCATCACCAAGGGGAGGATGCAGTGGGGCTAGGCACAGGCAAACATCACCACCAGGGCAACACAGctgtttatcaaaatattttattttaggagaCCCCTCAAAAAAAGACCCTCCACATCTGACAGATGCCCAACAATACCCtcggcctttttttttttcttttcagtcttttctgtgtttttctttttttcctttttaaatcaaCTAAAACAATTTGATGCTTAAAATAAAAGACAGGAGTATTTCCCAATCAGACTTTAgtcaagaatatatatatttttgatccTGGGGAAGGCGGGGTGGGGAAGACGCTCGGCAGCACTCAAGTGTTCCTGGTTACAGGAGGAGGGCGGAGCTGGGGACGCCTGCCTGAGCAGAGGGAGGACTCGTAACTGACATAAAATCGGAGCTGGTCCTCGGTGCCGCTGTGCCCTCGCCCACCTGGCTCGCAGGACTTCTGCTCTGGGAAGGGGTTGGTTCAGTCTGGGATTCAGCGTCATCTTCATTACATGTGTGGcttcttttccagctgagaaactttttttttcctttttaatttttaaaaagaatcacagCCAAAATAAGACATAAACTGCAAAATCCAAAATGGCTGCGCTTACcctatttataaaaacaggtgaGTCCCTGCCTCGGGGAGCAGAGCCCGGGCTACACCTTCCCGGGGATCTTGGCCCGCTTGCGGGCGATGGCGTCCTCCACAGCCTTAAGCTGCTTCAGCAGCTCCTCCCGCCGTGACAGTGTGCTGGCCTTCCCTGACTTGGTGCCCGCAGTGGCGGTGGTGCTGGTGTCCGAGGCTTTGCCAGGCACGCTGGTGACCTTGCTGGAGCTCTTGGACTGGGGTGACAGCGGACGCTtcctgcaggggtggggaggccaTGAGAGAGGGCTGCTCTCTGAGAGCCtcctgcca
Encoded here:
- the IL17C gene encoding interleukin-17C, coding for MALWVQSGDRDMVDPDPNPNQPASAHRTAQGSAVEGGYTSPTPSFHREQSPRVALLPGLLLLLWLPASLARHSPSLLVGAHTHPHSPGTPRCYSAEELPLGHAPPHLLARAAKWEQALPVALVSSLEAVGRRRRHAGAPAGTQCPMLQPGEVLEADIHQRSISPWRYRVDTDESRYPQKLAFAECLCRGCISAKTGRETAALNSVPLVQSLLVLRRRPCSRDATGAPTPGAFTFHAEFIRVPVGCTCVLPRSAR